The following coding sequences are from one Mycobacterium bourgelatii window:
- a CDS encoding TetR/AcrR family transcriptional regulator has product MTSQVRTSVREAQRLQTRQRVLGAALAEFQRSGMAAAEVSAIISAAGVAHGTFFFHFPTKEHVLLELEAREEARLAAELARFLGKPHGLADALTEAARLVVDLEQRLGGPLFRDFLGIHFSPTRPKRDEEWTDHPVIVLLVKEIQRARDLGEVHAEVDPFYSAVFFLLGIYGALSTTPSGAARDTMVAELIATAIRSLEPR; this is encoded by the coding sequence ATGACGTCTCAGGTCAGGACCTCCGTGCGCGAAGCGCAGCGGTTGCAGACGCGCCAGCGAGTGCTTGGCGCCGCCCTGGCCGAGTTCCAGCGGTCCGGTATGGCCGCCGCGGAGGTGAGCGCGATCATCAGCGCCGCCGGGGTCGCGCACGGCACGTTCTTCTTCCACTTCCCCACCAAAGAGCACGTCCTGCTCGAGCTCGAGGCTCGTGAAGAAGCTCGTCTGGCGGCCGAACTCGCGCGCTTTCTCGGCAAACCTCACGGTCTGGCCGATGCGCTGACCGAGGCGGCCCGACTGGTCGTCGACCTCGAACAGCGTCTCGGCGGCCCACTTTTCCGTGACTTTCTGGGGATTCATTTCTCGCCGACACGCCCAAAGCGCGACGAGGAATGGACCGATCACCCGGTGATCGTGCTGCTGGTCAAGGAGATTCAGCGAGCCCGTGACCTCGGCGAGGTGCACGCTGAGGTCGACCCGTTCTACAGCGCGGTGTTCTTTCTCCTGGGCATCTACGGTGCCCTGAGCACGACACCGTCCGGGGCCGCACGCGACACGATGGTGGCCGAGCTCATCGCTACGGCCATACGCAGCCTGGAGCCACGATGA
- a CDS encoding TetR/AcrR family transcriptional regulator — translation MTASNKLSARETKRLQTRERLLGAAVAEFKRSGMAEADVSAIVAAAGVAHGTFFFHFPTKEHVLLELEHREEARIANQFAKLLETDRELADALQEAVRLISGLERRLGDVLFKDFLALHFSQTRPPVEDGRDHPIIVGVAREIERAQERGEVDPEVIPMNSAVFFLLGLYALLTTTNTWPTRDAMLADYVKRTLRSLGAR, via the coding sequence ATGACGGCGAGCAACAAGCTTTCGGCGCGCGAAACCAAACGATTGCAGACGCGAGAGCGACTGTTGGGCGCGGCCGTTGCGGAGTTCAAGCGGTCAGGGATGGCCGAGGCCGACGTCAGCGCGATCGTGGCGGCGGCCGGGGTCGCCCACGGCACCTTTTTCTTTCACTTCCCGACCAAAGAGCACGTATTGCTCGAGCTGGAACACCGCGAAGAAGCCCGGATCGCGAACCAGTTCGCCAAGCTTCTCGAGACCGACCGCGAGTTGGCGGACGCTCTCCAAGAAGCGGTCCGGCTGATATCCGGCCTGGAACGCCGGTTGGGCGATGTCCTATTCAAAGACTTTTTGGCACTGCATTTTTCGCAGACCCGCCCGCCCGTCGAAGATGGCAGAGACCACCCGATAATTGTCGGCGTAGCCCGCGAGATCGAGCGGGCTCAAGAACGTGGCGAGGTGGATCCCGAGGTAATCCCGATGAACAGCGCGGTGTTCTTTCTGCTCGGCTTGTACGCGCTACTGACCACCACCAACACGTGGCCGACCCGGGACGCCATGCTCGCCGACTACGTGAAGAGAACCCTTCGGAGCCTGGGGGCGCGCTAG
- a CDS encoding SDR family NAD(P)-dependent oxidoreductase codes for MALEQFNLEGQVAIVTGAGKGVGQGIARVLAEAGATVVGTARTESDIVATISGIEAAGGKGLALVADAMSRPDGERVVSTAIERFGRIDILINNVGGAKYARFLDITDEDFKLAFDWCVSSTFIMSQLVAPHMIEAGRGNIVNISSGAGRFGIRALAAYCTAKGALEALTRAMAQELAPKIRVNAIALGSFATDGLQSSLDLMPGSLEKMQEATPLHRLGNVEDLGRLCVYLSTADCYATNAIFHVDGGIDSNNSPLPIPDY; via the coding sequence ATGGCTTTGGAGCAGTTCAACCTCGAAGGCCAAGTGGCCATCGTCACGGGTGCCGGCAAGGGGGTGGGCCAGGGCATCGCCCGGGTGCTCGCCGAGGCCGGCGCGACGGTGGTCGGCACCGCCCGAACGGAGTCCGACATCGTGGCCACGATCTCCGGTATTGAAGCCGCCGGCGGCAAGGGGCTGGCGTTGGTTGCCGACGCGATGAGTCGCCCTGACGGCGAGCGGGTGGTTTCGACAGCCATCGAGCGATTCGGCCGCATCGACATCTTGATCAACAACGTCGGCGGGGCCAAGTACGCAAGGTTTCTCGATATCACCGACGAAGACTTCAAGCTCGCGTTCGACTGGTGCGTCTCATCTACGTTCATCATGAGCCAACTCGTTGCCCCGCACATGATCGAAGCCGGCCGCGGCAACATCGTCAACATCTCTTCGGGCGCAGGTCGTTTCGGCATCCGCGCGCTGGCCGCCTACTGCACCGCAAAGGGTGCCCTGGAAGCGCTGACCCGGGCGATGGCCCAGGAGTTGGCACCAAAGATCCGGGTCAATGCAATCGCGCTCGGTTCGTTCGCCACTGACGGCCTCCAGTCGAGCCTCGATCTGATGCCGGGATCGTTGGAGAAGATGCAAGAGGCGACGCCGCTGCACCGGCTCGGCAATGTGGAGGACCTTGGCCGCCTCTGCGTGTACCTGAGCACCGCTGACTGCTACGCCACCAACGCAATCTTCCACGTGGACGGTGGAATTGACTCTAACAACTCGCCATTGCCCATACCGGACTACTAA
- a CDS encoding NAD(P)H-dependent amine dehydrogenase family protein — protein MRRVIQFSTGNVGRHSLRAIIGRPDLELVGVHASSPEKVGKDAAELCGLGQPTGIVATDDIDALVALGADCVVYTALGEVRPMEVIDQMARFLAAGTNVVGTSLVWLTTPHHADEWLRDPLQRACEAGNTSLYINGIDPGFSADTLVYSACGLTTRVSSITVQEIFDYANYDDYEFTGTSMGFGLKPDDDPPMLFLPGVVVAMFGGQIRNLADHLGIALDEVRQRDERWYTPEPIDCIMTKVEPGGMAAVRFAAEGVVDGRPVITLEHITRLTSAAAPDWPFPPDGQPGVHRIVAEGEPRIEINTHVSHPSFDTTDAGCISTAARVVNVIDWVCRAPAGLIAADQVPPAEALRGLMWKE, from the coding sequence ATGCGCAGAGTCATTCAGTTTTCGACAGGCAATGTCGGACGGCATTCGTTGCGGGCAATCATCGGCCGACCAGATCTCGAGTTGGTCGGAGTCCACGCGTCCAGTCCGGAGAAGGTCGGCAAAGACGCCGCCGAGTTGTGTGGCCTCGGCCAACCGACCGGCATCGTCGCCACGGACGACATCGATGCCTTGGTCGCGCTCGGGGCAGACTGCGTGGTTTATACCGCGCTGGGTGAGGTGCGGCCGATGGAGGTCATCGACCAGATGGCCAGATTTCTCGCGGCCGGCACCAATGTGGTTGGCACATCACTGGTCTGGCTTACCACACCACACCACGCCGACGAGTGGTTGCGGGACCCGCTGCAACGGGCATGCGAAGCGGGTAACACGTCGTTGTACATAAATGGCATCGATCCGGGGTTTTCCGCCGACACATTGGTCTACTCGGCATGTGGCCTCACGACTCGCGTTTCGTCGATCACCGTCCAGGAGATATTCGATTACGCAAATTACGATGATTACGAATTTACCGGCACATCAATGGGTTTCGGGCTGAAGCCAGACGACGATCCGCCCATGCTGTTCCTGCCCGGTGTCGTGGTGGCCATGTTCGGCGGCCAGATACGGAATTTGGCAGATCATCTTGGGATCGCACTTGACGAGGTGCGACAACGGGACGAACGCTGGTACACACCGGAACCGATCGATTGCATCATGACCAAGGTGGAGCCTGGCGGGATGGCCGCAGTACGGTTTGCCGCCGAGGGTGTCGTCGACGGGCGTCCCGTGATCACTCTCGAGCACATCACCAGGCTCACCAGCGCCGCCGCACCCGATTGGCCCTTCCCGCCCGATGGCCAACCCGGGGTTCACCGGATCGTCGCTGAGGGAGAACCTCGGATCGAGATCAACACGCACGTCTCTCATCCGTCGTTCGACACCACCGACGCCGGCTGCATTTCCACGGCCGCTCGGGTGGTGAATGTCATCGACTGGGTTTGTCGGGCGCCCGCGGGATTGATTGCCGCCGACCAGGTTCCGCCCGCGGAGGCGCTTCGCGGTCTCATGTGGAAGGAGTAG
- a CDS encoding NAD(P)H-dependent amine dehydrogenase family protein, whose product MADDPKVGKKYRVIQWGIGNVGTLALRHFAGNPVYEVVGVLCSRPEKVGKDAGELVGVAPIGVLATTDKSALEALEADCVFYAPLWSDIEEICRLLRGGKNVVASGGAWWYRTETNAQDIDKIEEACQAGGTSFHAGGIHPGFAADLLVLTLCRIVSRIDRIHIYEYVNFNKDTLKYLDEMGFGKEPAEFEAGNLFAAAWPLFAQSLTMVVDGVDKTVERFTTEVKVGLATRDIPYEGTEDMDMPGLKGVIKKGTVAAQQHEWTAWVDGKPFITLHETYSFVEHDAIDPRPDWDGYYHYRLVVEGEQPTELILRGVADEQGDHGNPGYTWTAMGPVNTIPAVCDAPPGFLTHKELGLVTLRGVVR is encoded by the coding sequence CTGGCGGATGACCCGAAAGTGGGCAAGAAGTATCGCGTCATCCAATGGGGCATTGGCAATGTCGGAACGCTCGCTTTACGCCATTTCGCCGGCAACCCCGTCTACGAGGTCGTCGGCGTGCTGTGTAGTCGCCCGGAAAAGGTCGGCAAGGACGCGGGCGAACTCGTCGGGGTGGCACCGATCGGTGTGCTCGCAACGACCGACAAGTCGGCGCTGGAGGCGTTGGAGGCGGATTGTGTGTTCTACGCGCCGCTGTGGTCCGACATCGAGGAAATATGTCGTCTGCTCCGTGGCGGGAAGAATGTCGTCGCCTCCGGTGGTGCCTGGTGGTACCGAACCGAAACGAACGCCCAGGACATCGACAAGATCGAGGAAGCCTGTCAGGCGGGTGGAACATCGTTTCACGCCGGCGGCATCCATCCCGGCTTCGCGGCGGACTTGCTGGTGCTAACGCTGTGCCGGATTGTCAGCCGCATTGACCGCATTCACATCTACGAATACGTGAACTTCAACAAGGACACTCTCAAATACCTCGACGAGATGGGATTTGGGAAGGAGCCCGCAGAGTTCGAAGCGGGGAACCTGTTCGCGGCCGCGTGGCCCTTGTTTGCACAGTCGCTGACCATGGTGGTGGACGGCGTGGACAAGACTGTCGAGAGGTTCACGACGGAGGTCAAAGTGGGGTTGGCCACCCGCGACATCCCTTACGAGGGAACCGAAGACATGGACATGCCCGGATTGAAGGGAGTGATCAAGAAGGGCACCGTGGCGGCACAGCAGCACGAGTGGACCGCATGGGTAGACGGCAAGCCGTTCATCACGCTGCACGAGACGTATTCCTTCGTAGAGCACGACGCCATTGATCCCCGGCCGGACTGGGATGGCTACTACCACTACCGACTGGTGGTGGAGGGCGAGCAGCCCACCGAACTGATCCTGCGCGGTGTCGCCGACGAGCAGGGTGACCACGGCAACCCCGGATACACCTGGACCGCAATGGGGCCGGTAAACACGATCCCAGCCGTCTGCGACGCGCCACCCGGTTTTCTCACCCACAAGGAACTTGGACTCGTGACACTGCGCGGTGTGGTGCGTTAG
- a CDS encoding flavin-containing monooxygenase, with product MTANSSTKSAGSELPRHARVAIVGSGFSGLGAAVKLSEAGHQDCIVLERGNDVGGTWRDNTYPGAACDVPSHLYSYSFAMNPNWTRSFSSQPEIQDYIRGVAERAGVLDRHVFNCHVKRAAWSEENNRWELSTTRGSMTADVLIGAFGALAEPKLPDIPGIDRFAGTLFHSAQWNHDADLTGKRVAVIGTGASGIQIVPAIVDKVKHIDVYQRTAPWLLPRFDRPFTRPERWAFRNVPGLLRLARAGIYAARETQVVGLAKYPKMMKPFELIARAKIRFEIKDPELRRKVTPNFRIGCKRMLIANDWYPALDNDHVELVTDGIREIDGNAIITNDGTAREVDALIVATGFQVTDSPMFDTICGSDGRSLSQTFADGGMRAYKGTTVAGFPNLFVLIGPNTGLGHTSMVYMIESQLNYVIDAIDTMTRRAINRIEVLPDVVDAYNDTLQRKLAGSVWMTGGCGSWYLDAQGNNTTLWPDFTFRFRQQTKRFDIDAYQTSSTADTEPVPALSGHTG from the coding sequence ATGACGGCGAACTCCAGCACGAAATCGGCGGGATCCGAGTTGCCCCGGCATGCCCGCGTAGCCATCGTGGGCAGCGGCTTCTCCGGGTTGGGGGCGGCGGTCAAACTCAGCGAGGCCGGACACCAGGACTGCATCGTGCTCGAACGCGGCAACGATGTCGGCGGTACCTGGCGCGACAACACCTATCCCGGTGCGGCGTGCGACGTGCCGTCGCACCTGTATTCGTATTCGTTTGCCATGAACCCCAATTGGACGCGTTCGTTCTCCAGTCAGCCGGAGATCCAGGACTACATCCGAGGCGTCGCCGAGCGCGCCGGCGTACTTGATCGCCACGTGTTCAACTGCCACGTGAAACGTGCAGCGTGGTCAGAGGAGAACAATCGGTGGGAACTGTCGACCACTCGTGGATCCATGACCGCCGACGTGCTGATCGGGGCCTTCGGCGCGTTGGCCGAACCGAAGTTGCCCGACATTCCCGGTATCGACCGCTTCGCCGGGACGCTGTTTCACTCGGCACAGTGGAACCACGACGCTGACCTGACCGGTAAGCGCGTGGCGGTGATCGGCACAGGGGCCTCGGGAATCCAGATAGTCCCGGCCATCGTCGACAAGGTGAAGCACATCGATGTCTATCAGCGCACTGCGCCGTGGCTGCTGCCCAGGTTCGACCGTCCATTCACGCGACCGGAGCGATGGGCGTTCCGCAACGTGCCGGGATTGCTGCGGCTAGCCCGGGCCGGTATCTACGCGGCACGCGAGACCCAGGTAGTCGGATTGGCCAAGTATCCGAAGATGATGAAACCGTTCGAGTTGATCGCCCGCGCCAAGATCCGCTTCGAAATCAAAGACCCTGAGTTGCGTCGCAAGGTGACACCCAACTTCCGCATCGGGTGCAAGCGAATGCTCATCGCCAACGACTGGTACCCGGCGCTCGACAACGATCACGTCGAACTGGTGACCGACGGCATCCGGGAAATCGATGGAAACGCGATCATCACCAACGACGGCACCGCGCGTGAAGTCGACGCTCTGATCGTGGCAACCGGCTTCCAAGTCACCGACTCGCCGATGTTCGACACCATCTGCGGCAGCGATGGCCGAAGCCTGAGCCAGACCTTCGCCGACGGCGGGATGCGCGCCTACAAGGGCACGACGGTCGCGGGGTTCCCCAATCTATTTGTGCTGATCGGGCCGAACACCGGCCTGGGCCACACATCGATGGTCTACATGATTGAGTCGCAACTGAACTACGTCATCGACGCCATCGACACCATGACCCGCCGCGCCATCAACCGCATCGAGGTACTCCCGGACGTGGTCGATGCGTACAACGACACGTTGCAGCGCAAGCTCGCCGGATCGGTGTGGATGACCGGCGGATGCGGCAGCTGGTATCTGGACGCCCAGGGCAACAACACCACCTTGTGGCCCGACTTCACTTTCCGCTTCCGACAGCAGACGAAGCGGTTTGACATCGACGCCTACCAAACGTCATCGACCGCCGATACCGAACCGGTCCCCGCCCTCAGCGGGCACACCGGATAG
- a CDS encoding SDR family NAD(P)-dependent oxidoreductase — translation MGTIKGKVAVVTGAGSGIGRALAVGLARRGARVAMSDVNKDGLADTAERTRALRAETHVEVLDVTDREAVNDYAASVTDHFGVVHQLYNNAGVAGGAAPVIDCDYETYERIFGINVWGVIHGTKAFLPHLINSGDGHLVNISSLNGLMAQASMSAYCTSKFAVRGFTESVRAEMLAAGHPVQVVVVHPGGIRTNIATAAIDEAKRAGKELSSEQLKRAEAYNDKLLKMSPTKAADTILNGVQANRSRVLVGNDARGVDLLVRLLPRQYPRLGVWWERRTFGRS, via the coding sequence ATGGGAACGATCAAGGGCAAGGTCGCCGTGGTCACCGGGGCTGGCTCGGGTATCGGCCGGGCGTTGGCCGTCGGCCTGGCGCGCAGGGGCGCTCGGGTGGCAATGTCCGATGTCAACAAGGACGGTTTGGCGGATACCGCCGAACGGACACGAGCGCTGCGCGCCGAGACCCATGTGGAAGTTCTCGACGTCACCGATCGCGAGGCGGTCAACGACTATGCCGCATCGGTCACCGATCATTTTGGTGTCGTCCACCAGCTCTACAACAACGCCGGCGTCGCGGGCGGTGCGGCGCCGGTCATCGACTGTGACTACGAAACCTATGAACGAATATTCGGCATCAATGTCTGGGGCGTCATCCACGGCACCAAAGCGTTCCTGCCGCACCTGATCAACTCTGGCGACGGCCACCTCGTCAACATCTCCAGCCTGAATGGCCTCATGGCGCAAGCATCGATGAGTGCCTACTGCACAAGCAAGTTCGCCGTCCGCGGGTTCACCGAATCGGTGCGTGCGGAAATGCTGGCTGCGGGCCATCCGGTGCAGGTCGTCGTCGTGCACCCTGGCGGAATCCGAACCAACATCGCCACCGCCGCCATCGACGAAGCCAAACGAGCCGGGAAGGAACTCAGTTCCGAGCAGCTCAAACGTGCCGAAGCCTACAACGACAAGCTGCTGAAGATGTCGCCGACGAAGGCCGCCGACACGATCTTGAATGGCGTGCAGGCCAACCGAAGTCGCGTGCTGGTGGGAAACGACGCCCGGGGTGTCGATCTGCTGGTGCGCCTGTTGCCGCGCCAATACCCCCGACTGGGAGTTTGGTGGGAAAGGCGCACCTTCGGTAGGTCATGA
- a CDS encoding NDMA-dependent alcohol dehydrogenase: protein MKTKAAVLRGVGSDWEVTEIDLDPPHAGEVLVKMAYAGICHSDEHFYSGDSVPTPEMEEMMRAAGRDVPEWFPMLGGHEGAGIVEEVGPEVKTLKPGDHVAVSFYPACGTCRWCTTGQTYLCDVGADIYSKAMTTDGTRRRHLDGEDLMAMMQVGTFAEYVVASERSLVKVHDWIPLEAASLVSCGVTTGFGSGSVAAGTEPGDTVVVIGVGGIGMNAVQGAKVAGAKHIVAVDPNEFKRQMAPTFGATHTTADTGAALELVTEITWGVMADRVVLTPGVVPADMVMIALMLLRKGGTCVLTGMPKITDLMVPMVLTDMIYSCKTFKGVLYGEMNPREAMPRLLSMYEAGVIKLDELITQTYKLDDINEAMRDLRAGKNIRGVIAFE, encoded by the coding sequence ATGAAAACCAAGGCAGCAGTGCTGCGCGGCGTCGGATCCGATTGGGAAGTCACCGAAATAGACCTCGATCCCCCGCACGCGGGCGAGGTCCTGGTGAAAATGGCCTACGCCGGCATCTGCCACTCCGACGAACACTTCTATAGCGGCGACAGTGTGCCCACCCCGGAGATGGAAGAAATGATGCGGGCCGCCGGTCGGGACGTGCCCGAATGGTTCCCCATGCTTGGTGGCCATGAGGGTGCGGGCATCGTCGAGGAGGTCGGGCCCGAGGTCAAGACCCTGAAACCCGGTGACCACGTCGCGGTCTCGTTCTATCCCGCCTGCGGCACCTGTCGATGGTGTACCACCGGTCAAACGTATCTGTGCGACGTGGGTGCCGACATCTACAGCAAAGCGATGACCACCGACGGCACGCGACGCCGCCACCTCGACGGCGAAGACCTGATGGCGATGATGCAGGTTGGAACGTTCGCCGAATACGTGGTGGCCTCCGAGCGCTCGCTGGTCAAAGTGCACGACTGGATCCCGTTGGAGGCCGCCTCCCTGGTCTCCTGTGGTGTGACAACCGGATTCGGGTCGGGATCGGTCGCTGCGGGTACCGAGCCTGGCGACACCGTCGTGGTCATCGGTGTCGGCGGAATAGGCATGAACGCGGTGCAGGGCGCAAAGGTAGCCGGGGCCAAGCACATCGTCGCCGTCGATCCCAACGAATTCAAGCGGCAGATGGCGCCCACCTTCGGTGCGACGCACACCACCGCCGACACGGGTGCCGCGCTGGAATTGGTCACCGAAATCACCTGGGGAGTAATGGCCGACCGGGTAGTGCTCACCCCGGGCGTCGTGCCCGCGGACATGGTCATGATCGCCCTGATGCTGTTGCGCAAAGGCGGCACTTGCGTACTGACCGGAATGCCCAAGATCACCGATCTGATGGTGCCGATGGTCCTGACCGACATGATCTACTCCTGCAAGACATTCAAGGGTGTGCTCTATGGCGAGATGAACCCCCGCGAGGCCATGCCCCGATTGCTGTCAATGTATGAGGCGGGCGTGATCAAGCTCGATGAGTTGATCACGCAGACCTACAAGCTCGACGACATCAACGAGGCGATGCGAGATCTGCGCGCGGGCAAAAACATCCGTGGCGTCATCGCCTTCGAGTGA
- a CDS encoding SDR family oxidoreductase — MSSDDTQPLRVAVVGASAGLGRCIGTGLAKRGAHVALLARRYERLVDAAKEAGSGAVAIACDVTVADTCQQAMAEAVGALGGLDALVYTTGVGVLAPLQEVTAEQWAQLFATNVTGASLITAAAAPHLAAAGGSAVYLSSLSASYTSPWPMLGAYAVSKSALDKLVEAWRTEHPEISFTRLAVGDSLGGTGDSQTEFAKNWDPEAMEKAIRYWMENKYMLGGLVDVEHLTEVVHNVIRCGNSSFIPYLTLAPRPSSAVKELRKW, encoded by the coding sequence ATGTCTAGCGACGACACACAGCCGTTGCGGGTGGCAGTCGTAGGCGCATCTGCCGGGCTCGGGCGATGCATTGGCACCGGGCTTGCCAAGCGCGGCGCCCACGTGGCGTTGCTCGCACGTCGCTACGAGCGCCTGGTCGACGCCGCCAAGGAGGCCGGCAGCGGCGCGGTGGCAATCGCGTGTGATGTCACGGTGGCAGATACCTGCCAGCAGGCGATGGCGGAGGCGGTTGGGGCGCTGGGCGGTCTGGATGCCCTGGTGTACACCACCGGTGTTGGCGTCCTGGCGCCGCTGCAGGAGGTCACAGCCGAGCAATGGGCGCAGCTGTTCGCAACCAACGTCACCGGCGCGTCACTGATCACTGCGGCCGCGGCACCACATTTGGCTGCGGCGGGCGGCTCTGCCGTCTACCTGTCATCGCTCAGCGCCTCGTACACGTCGCCGTGGCCGATGCTGGGGGCCTACGCGGTCAGCAAGAGCGCCCTGGACAAGCTCGTTGAGGCCTGGCGCACCGAGCACCCGGAAATCAGCTTCACCCGACTCGCAGTGGGTGACAGCCTCGGCGGCACCGGCGACTCGCAGACCGAGTTCGCCAAGAATTGGGACCCCGAGGCGATGGAAAAGGCCATCCGATATTGGATGGAAAACAAGTACATGCTGGGTGGATTGGTCGACGTAGAACATCTCACGGAAGTCGTCCACAACGTCATCCGTTGCGGCAACAGCAGTTTCATCCCGTACCTCACATTGGCCCCGCGCCCATCCAGCGCGGTAAAGGAACTCCGTAAATGGTGA
- a CDS encoding TetR/AcrR family transcriptional regulator, with protein MAQRGGSDDDRRARGERTRRDLIDAGRELFVERGYFNTSISDLVAKSGVGTRGAFYHHFKDKAELFRAVFEEVESDLTLRSIATPPPGADPWERLTRGMHGFLEAALEPEVQRVMLVDGPVVLGWQTLRAIQENNSIALINEIVRQAIADGIIDDQPVGELTHMIVAALEEASRLVAHAANPTRARRRAAKILDRLLLSFAVDERKSLRR; from the coding sequence ATGGCGCAGCGCGGCGGGTCGGACGATGATCGTCGCGCACGTGGCGAGCGCACTCGACGCGACCTCATTGATGCAGGTCGGGAACTGTTCGTCGAACGGGGTTACTTCAACACCAGCATCAGCGACCTGGTCGCCAAATCGGGCGTGGGCACCCGCGGCGCCTTCTACCACCATTTCAAGGACAAGGCCGAATTGTTCCGAGCCGTCTTCGAAGAGGTGGAAAGCGACCTCACCCTGCGTTCCATCGCGACGCCACCCCCCGGCGCAGACCCGTGGGAACGGCTGACCCGCGGAATGCACGGATTTCTCGAAGCGGCGTTGGAGCCCGAAGTACAGCGCGTCATGCTGGTCGACGGACCGGTCGTCCTCGGCTGGCAGACACTGCGGGCGATCCAAGAAAACAACAGCATCGCCCTGATCAACGAGATAGTCCGGCAGGCGATCGCGGACGGCATCATCGACGATCAACCCGTCGGAGAGCTCACGCACATGATCGTCGCCGCACTCGAGGAGGCCTCGCGCCTAGTCGCCCACGCCGCAAACCCCACTCGGGCGCGTCGGCGAGCGGCCAAGATACTCGACCGCCTGCTGCTGAGCTTCGCGGTCGACGAACGTAAGTCCTTGCGGCGGTAA
- a CDS encoding ABC transporter substrate-binding protein, which yields MSDDVLRAYGSVAPLKVGLLNDYPTSGDSDNNTVAALRLVFDEALASKLIDRPVELIQRNVVGLPNGTYQAVERAFDELVDEGCLAIFGPWVSDNVVPLRSHVDATAKVPIITLSGSEGALGEWCFALNNGSMAEEPVMLAAVMIGDGRSRIAIAYEASLIGKEYLAFAEKVYAAAGLKIVTTIAIPQVEADKAEAVAALRAADPDALVHVGFGHGLWGFTDALLAAGWDPPRYTTTAFEMAHINDEWRRHLSGWIGLDSYDERNEVGQAFLDRFEARYGRRPGHSMPGLSHDAATVIARALAAARPLTGEGVKNGIEQVKLIPAASGAPGTFLRFGRYIRQGWLGSDYLVARRMLPDGSAHVFHAAPSSHISRAVGVAAR from the coding sequence ATGTCAGACGACGTGCTTCGCGCATACGGGTCGGTCGCACCGCTAAAGGTGGGTTTGCTCAACGACTATCCGACGAGCGGCGACTCCGACAACAACACCGTCGCCGCGTTGCGACTGGTGTTCGACGAAGCGCTCGCCTCGAAACTGATCGACCGACCGGTAGAACTGATACAACGCAACGTCGTCGGGTTACCGAACGGCACCTACCAGGCAGTGGAACGGGCGTTCGACGAGTTGGTGGACGAGGGGTGCTTGGCCATATTCGGGCCCTGGGTTTCCGACAACGTGGTGCCGCTGCGATCCCATGTCGATGCAACGGCCAAGGTTCCGATCATCACTTTGTCGGGATCGGAAGGCGCGCTGGGCGAGTGGTGCTTCGCCCTCAACAACGGATCGATGGCCGAGGAGCCCGTGATGCTGGCCGCGGTGATGATCGGTGACGGGCGATCACGGATCGCGATTGCCTACGAGGCATCGTTGATCGGCAAGGAGTATCTAGCGTTCGCGGAAAAAGTCTATGCCGCTGCCGGTTTGAAGATCGTGACCACGATAGCGATTCCACAGGTGGAAGCCGACAAGGCCGAGGCGGTGGCTGCGCTGCGGGCGGCGGACCCTGATGCGCTCGTCCACGTCGGGTTCGGGCACGGGTTGTGGGGTTTCACCGACGCGCTTTTGGCCGCGGGCTGGGACCCGCCCCGGTACACCACCACCGCCTTCGAGATGGCCCACATCAACGATGAATGGAGGCGTCACCTTTCGGGCTGGATCGGTCTGGACAGCTACGACGAGCGCAACGAGGTGGGTCAGGCGTTTCTGGATCGCTTCGAGGCGAGATATGGCCGACGGCCCGGACATTCGATGCCAGGCCTGTCCCACGATGCGGCGACCGTCATCGCTCGCGCGCTGGCGGCGGCGCGCCCGCTGACCGGCGAAGGGGTCAAGAACGGCATAGAGCAGGTCAAGCTCATACCTGCGGCGAGCGGAGCGCCGGGAACGTTCTTGCGGTTCGGCCGATACATCCGGCAGGGCTGGCTAGGATCGGACTATCTGGTAGCCCGTCGGATGCTGCCCGACGGTTCGGCGCACGTGTTCCACGCCGCGCCGAGCTCGCACATTTCACGCGCGGTCGGCGTGGCCGCTCGCTAG